The sequence AAGTTTAAAATTGAATACAGTTTGCAACCAGGCGAATCGAAGCAAGATATTGAGTGCCTGCATTTGAATTCCATAATGTTGTCAGTGATGTACAACTGTATATTAAGTCATTCGAGAATATCAGCTTATTAGTGTCAGTGGTAACTTACGATGGCTCCAAAGTAAACATTTTGTTGCGGGATAAGAAGTTTATCTCGCAAAAACCGATTCTTGGAGTTCTTCTGGAAAAGTCCCCAATCTAGAACAATATCCCAGTAAGTGCTAATAACAGCTGAAATTACTGAACTCAGTACTGCCAGTGTGAACCATGCTGTCGTGTTATTCAATTTATGAGCTGCTCTGATGGCCACAGCAACGATTGTTGAGAAGTACTTTATTGCATTATATCCTTGCATTGCGTCTTTCTCCTCAAATAAACGGCGCAGGCACTGAAAAACAGAACAAGCTATTTAGCATCAGAATGCTGGAAATATTATCTACTCTATTCATGGTTCAGCATAGGTCCAAGTTTTGATCTAAAGAGGAAAACAAATTTAGCGAACCTGAAATAAACGGAATAAATATGGTATTGACCCCACGATGAAGTTGAAAACTTTAAATGCATCGCTCTTCTGGCAAGAGCTATCTCTGGATTTGAAACCGCCCCCGCCATAATAGCAAATATAGTATTCAATACTCCTTATGGCTTGGAcctgaaacaaagaagaagaacatagtAAACTTTAATTGTTTCCAGATAACCAATTTTGACGTGTCGATAAACACGGTGTGAACACCAAGAATAAGGATCTAACCTGGCTAGTTAACTGATCTGCCAAGAAAAAATCTGGTAGGACAACCTGAAAAGCAAGAAAAATATCAATATACGTACTGTTCCTGCTGTGTGACATTTCTATTTCTCAATGGAATGTAGTATGTGATTTACCTTGTAAAAGGGAGCACAAATACAATGGAACAAACAAACGAGTAAGAAATATCGACTTGAACGGTATACGATATTGAAGGGGCAAACCGTTACTGCAAATACAAACTGCACAGAGAGATATTTGCATATGTTAGCTTAACTAGTTCATCATTTGATTAAAGCTGGAACATCTCTCGGAAAGAAAGAGATGGTATCTTACAAGGACTAACAGAAGCGGGACTAATTCCGTCAGGGTCTTGAAATCTTTGGTGTTCTTGTCCATTTGCATATCTAAGTTTGCGAGTACGCTTGCCAGTGCAAGTGTTGCAAGAGCTGAGCTTATGAGGAAGACTTCCCTATAGCCCAATTCAGTTCCTTGCTTGAACCCAAATATGAATGGATAATTAACCCGATAACGTCTCCAGACATAGATATTCATCCCGTACATGAGCATATGAAGGATAATAAAACCAAATAAACTACAAACAACAAGTATTCATTGCGTAAGCGAGCATATACGAAACTATGAACAGCGTATTACAGAATCCTTATCAAGTCAGAAGGGGGATTTTCACTTACCTGTAAAGGGGAAACAAAGTTTCCATGTACTGCGTAGTCCCTTCCGTCCCTAATATGTTACGAGCACGCACAATCAGTATAAGAGCTGCCAAGAGAGCTAAAGCGCATCCGGCAAAGAAACCCAGGGAAAATGTAGTTCTATGCCTTTCTCTCTTTGCAGCTGGTCTCAAAATTCTTATGCCTTTGCTACGATTTGCATTTGTGAAGTGCTTGATAAAGGTAGCTTCCACTCTCTCCATAAGCCTAGTAACCTGAAATGCGCGAcaaaccaaataacaaaaattaatTCATAGTGATTGGGAAAAGGAAGACAAACGCAGACTAACAGTGCAAACTTACCCCATCAAAACTGCCAATGTAGGAGTTATCCACCATGTGTAAGTAAGATTTCGATGCGTTTCTTGAAGAGATCTTGTCGTacttcttcatgatctttgaaAATGCCAAGACATTCAAAAAACTGTTTCGTCCAGCaattagaaaacaaaaagagCAGGTTCAATTAACCTGTAAACAAGATATGATTCATGAATGTAAATCAACATAACAACGATAAATTAcctgaaactcttcaaaagtcgaAGCTCTGAATACAACTCAACGAAAGCTTGTTGAAGTTGCTGTTCAACTTTATGTAGGTTCTTTCTTCCATAAGTAATTTCGTTGTTTTTAAGCATTCCCTTTATGGTTGATCGTGGTGTATCAAGTGTATTGTTGAAGGTCACATGATTAAGGACGTCTAATGAAGCTGGTCTACTAACTGCATCCGTACTAGTTGAATCAGTGAATCGTCTGCCACCACGAACAGAATCATCCGTACTAATAGCATCCATATGCGGCATTGCTGCATAAAAATCAGCACACATTCAGTAACTTGATTACTTTGAAATATGAAACTTATTTAAatataacgacatatcttccagaTCAGAGCTATGTAATAAGGGACGATCTAGAAGTACCGGTCGGAGAAGGAAGTGCTGAAATAGTGACAGTGGCCGGAGAAGCAACTCTAGGTGACGTAAgtgaaacagcagcagcagaagcagcaaCACCAGAAGTTAGTTCATTCATCTCGACTGACCAATTGACGGAATGATGATTAGTTCCATCTGGATTCTCAACTTTAATCCTGAAAGCAATCAGAGCGTCCATTTGTTTGTTCAACAAATCAGCTTCTTTCATAACTTCCTCAACTTTGCTTTTGTAAAACTTGTTCACTTTGTTGAATTCATCATCTAATCTTCTGAAATACACAAGTTCGTATTCAGCTCCAACGTTAGATGACTTCAAAAACTTGGTTTCGTAATGATGATCATGATTTTGTTGATTATTATCAACAGCAGTAACTAGTATGACTTGATCTTCAATATCCCCATGATCTGCTTCTCCTGATACTTTAGGACTTCTTAAATTACTGTACCTTCTGCTAAGACTAGTAAGACCACTAAAAGATTTGTACAGAGACATAGTTCTTTTCAGGGGTGATGAAGGATGATGTggtttatttttatgattaaaaTCTTGAGTATCTTTTAAAAGGGTTTTCAGATAATCATAATTCATGTAGGCTTCTTGCCATTCCGGTACCATTTGAGACTTGAACTCCATCCCGAACTTCATCTTTAACAACTTTTAGCTCAGTTAACACCGCAAGAGTTGTTCTATATTTTGCTCAGATATATAGAATCTCCCGTGCCTATAAAAAAAACAAGGAAATGAATAGAAAAAAGAATAAGTAGATAAGAAATGTGATGAGTTTTTTCTTCTATGTCTAGCAAGAAAGAACAGAGAAACACGGTACATCAAGTAATGCTATCAATATATTCAAGAAAAACTTCCGAGATAAATAATACTCCTAGAAAAGACAGTAATCTAGACGTACGTGGATAAAATCAGATCATCAGCTAGCTCACTTGTTCAGATCCTAGAGTTGCATCCCATAGCGACAACCCAACTAATCCAGAGGCTGGATTTGGAAGACTTTTCTGTTGATTTCTAGGCGGGGTTAAATAATTAATACACTTACCTCCGCAACTACTAGTGTACTATTAAGCCCAATCTAACTAATTTCGCCCCCATACCTGATTGATATGTCTATAGAACAGTAACAGACTTAAATTGTTGCATGCAGAAAACAATAAGATACGCAACGAGTACatgaaatatatcatcatattattCGCAGAAAAAAGTAAACTTGAAAAAATAATTTTGAGTTGGGACTCTGTCACCGGTGTTGGCTGCTTTCCTTCCTAACAACCTATATCACAGTATAAGGTATTATTCTGCAATCAACTAGAAATATGTGTCTTTGTTGATTTAGTAACCACCAACCACTGTTACAGGTGGAATGAGCGAAACAGAATGGGACTGCAGCTAACAGCATTAAAAGAAGAAGACCGACAAAAAGAAGTAAAGACTCAAATGGTAAAAGGgtcgccaaaaaaaaaaaaaaaactaaatgagTCAAGCCACATTCATTCATAGTACCATACAGCTGACCAGCTATAACCAGGCTGCGGCTGCCTCACTCACTGTACCAAAGACATTAAGAGCTGCCTGTAGTACCCCACCTTAACTAGGGTGATAGACTCTGTGGGCAACTGGGCATGTTACCGGTTCTTATCTCCTTAAATGCACCACAAACCAGCACCGTGATAGAATTAAACATAGGGGAAGAACATCTTTTTGTTTTTCAACTAACTTCTTTGGAAGCATTCTTGTCGTATCAAATCACTCGGCGGTAGTCAACAATAGCCGTCTTACAAATTAAGTGACCATTTTTGTATTATAAATATTCATTACTGTAATATCCAAAGATATAGCACTAATCAATAATAGTAATACAAAACGACTGAAAAAAAATGTTTGAATGcttcaactgtttttttttttttgttttgaaagctcagaaattgaaataataaataCTCCctcgttccactttagatgattgTTTAGGGTTATTTTCTTGTTCCACattacttgatagttttcatatttttcccacaatacactaatagcaattaatgcttgaagacttttctcaagggtataagtagaatttttttatatctctctccatttcttaatctgcgtgaaaactcctaaaacatcatctaaagtggaacggagggagtaaacaTTTTTCCTGGAACAAaggtaaaggttttggtcatttattcaatgagtgtccaaatcatagaaaatacactgggaataaAGGTCTTACTGCAACTCATGATGAAATGTCTCATcgttatgattcaaatgaagatgaaaaatcaagtgttgcactccttgctgaaaatattaatttttataattgtagcaatactcacatcaatcttgatatttttcctggagaaacttcttcaactataTTGGAGGATAAATTGGATTTTTCTGAGGATAAATTGGATTTTTCTCTATCTACTGGAAATCCTATTGCTAATGTTTCAGGTACCACAATTTGTCTAGCAGCTTGCTCCCCTACGGTGTCTCAACCATCCTCcactttgacatgttcttattgtacccTTAAGGGTCACAGACTCTCttattgtttcaagtacaagcataaagtaagatatgtcaacaaacttcaacggagagcaaatcgattagcaaacaagcttaaacttgttcaaaagtcgaCTGAGGTATGTAAACAAATTTCCTCTCcgaaaaaga comes from Papaver somniferum cultivar HN1 chromosome 7, ASM357369v1, whole genome shotgun sequence and encodes:
- the LOC113300377 gene encoding phosphate transporter PHO1 homolog 3-like, with the protein product MKFGMEFKSQMVPEWQEAYMNYDYLKTLLKDTQDFNHKNKPHHPSSPLKRTMSLYKSFSGLTSLSRRYSNLRSPKVSGEADHGDIEDQVILVTAVDNNQQNHDHHYETKFLKSSNVGAEYELVYFRRLDDEFNKVNKFYKSKVEEVMKEADLLNKQMDALIAFRIKVENPDGTNHHSVNWSVEMNELTSGVAASAAAVSLTSPRVASPATVTISALPSPTAMPHMDAISTDDSVRGGRRFTDSTSTDAVSRPASLDVLNHVTFNNTLDTPRSTIKGMLKNNEITYGRKNLHKVEQQLQQAFVELYSELRLLKSFSFLNVLAFSKIMKKYDKISSRNASKSYLHMVDNSYIGSFDGVTRLMERVEATFIKHFTNANRSKGIRILRPAAKRERHRTTFSLGFFAGCALALLAALILIVRARNILGTEGTTQYMETLFPLYSLFGFIILHMLMYGMNIYVWRRYRVNYPFIFGFKQGTELGYREVFLISSALATLALASVLANLDMQMDKNTKDFKTLTELVPLLLVLFVFAVTVCPFNIVYRSSRYFLLVCLFHCICAPFYKVVLPDFFLADQLTSQVQAIRSIEYYICYYGGGGFKSRDSSCQKSDAFKVFNFIVGSIPYLFRLFQCLRRLFEEKDAMQGYNAIKYFSTIVAVAIRAAHKLNNTTAWFTLAVLSSVISAVISTYWDIVLDWGLFQKNSKNRFLRDKLLIPQQNVYFGAIALNILLRFAWLQTVFNFKLSFLHMEAMVTIFACLEIIRRGIWNFFRLENEHLNNVGKYRAFKSVPLPFHYDENDDDKDE